The stretch of DNA TAATGAAGGAAATGGAAAAACATTTGTATATTTGACTTTCTACTACTTTGCCCCCTACTTTAATTTTCAAGTTTCTCTTTCAATTCTTTGTATATATGAGTACACACTCGCCACTTTCTAAAATGTTTGATGTATATATCTAACACTTAGACATCTTTTAAAACTTCTTTTGGAattaattacaatatatttctgtatatcatttttcaaaaaaaaaaaaaaaattaaatagaaaaggTAGCTCCATCTTAGAAAGaattaatcattaattattataaagaaAGGTACATTTTAACCAATTATACTTTGTGTAGTGAAAATGCCAAACAATATGACATATCTATGTATATACATAGAGAGAAAGGTGATGTAATAATCtacaaatttatataattacgCATAGGCACTATAAtaataatcacaaatatatatcacaattcacaacatatatataaatgaaaggTTCAAACATATTCACCCCAAAAATAgtacaaaagaaaagagagagaattttggaGTACTTCAATATGACTTAAGTATATGTATTAGTCCTGAATGATCTTAGatacaattttaaatatatgGTGGTGATGGATTGATGTTTCTTATTATTAAGAGGCAGAGCCCTTAATAACAAGAGGTggttgattattattattattattattattattatgaggaTGTGTAGTAGCCATGGATGGGAACTGAAAGGATGATGTCCAAGGAACAACATCAATGTCATTATTGAGCAAATCAGGAGAAATAAGATTCTCCCAACCTTTAACGGCGTCGTTATGTGTTGTAGAACCGTCCCAACCTATGTGTGTCACGTGCTTTACATCAGTTGGTCCTCCTATTTCCATATCCATCTCCAGTTCTTCCATTTCTTCCTTGTAAACTGTCACGTGCATgcatatatcaaatatttaatctCAATATATGAATGCATTCAATCACAAATTCGgactaaatttataattttaacctatatatatatatataatatatgatagtAGAATCTTGATAAATTTAGTCAAAGTTCGTATCCTATATTCATACAATCTTGATAAATTTAGTTATGTCGAAATCGCTTACCAAATATTTGAGAGATGTTCTTGAAACCCTTGAACAGCCTATTGATTCCGGTTGATATGTTTGGCTTTAGAGACCTAAATGAGCTCTTTGTACTTTCACCACCTGATGATAAGCTCTCATCATCATCCTCATCGTCCTCATGATTGTGATCATATTCTTGATCCAATTCTTTAGGCCCTTAATAAACATAACATACATGAACATGTGAGATGGGTTTGTGTCAAATATAGCCAACCTAGAAATacagagatatatatatatatatttatatatagagagagagagagagagagagagagagagagagagagagagagagagagagagagagagagagagagacttatGGGATAAGAAGGGTTTGTGTAAGTCTTGGATGACGACGATCTTCTTGGTTGATGTACACCAACAGCCACGCTTGATTCAGAGACACAACCAATAGAAAATGGAAGAAGTACAAGTCTTTCcattctctctctcatttttgtTCTTTCTAAGATATATAATCAAAGAGAATGAAAGAGAAAGAGGCAGATCAGAAGATGATCAGTTAGGCTCAGAcagaaagagaaaagaaagaagaaaaatatacgGTGTTTTGGTTGATGAAACGCAAACTCAGAAGTGGGAATTGGTTTGTTATAATATATAAGGTACATAACTCATATATGGCTTTGATATCAAGTTACAATAATTTTACGTATAAAAAGTCAAGCTACAAACACAAGCTAGTTAGGTGGAAGATAGAGATAACACAAAAACACAACTAACTAAAGGGTATGTTCGGACGtagaatatattatatatatatacatgtcttTGTATAATGAAGTTTAACCTAACATGCAATCATCAAATTCCAAACCCACGTGTCTACATTGAACGTACATAAAATGACATAAAGAATATAATATAAGTATGATAATTAGTTAATAAAAATCCACTGCTACTTTGAGTTCACTTAAGTTTTCTCTATACGGTGGGGTCACTACTTCACTTACTTCTCTTGTATAGAAAGCCAATAtctcttaatttaaaattttgttgttttttgtttACTTAGTTTGAACTCAACACACGAACAACATTGAAGAAGTATATGCTAAGCTATCTTGAAATATTTTGTTGGGTGTTTTAAAATTACTTTGAGCTCTCATGGCATTGTAGACTGAATTGGGTATTTCTTCAATTCAAAGAAGGAGAGGATATGATGAGGATGATGAGTTGAAGGAATAGAAAATGATTGtacaattatatattattattattttgttgagGCAGCTATATAGCTTACATTACATTACAGGTAGAATAATAGTACCCACTGCCACTAGCTacgaatattatttatttataacccCCAAAACACATAAATTAAACGGATAATAATATTGGTACCCCACTACCTTATATTCTCTTCATATGTTCATGTGTTATTAGAACAAATCCCCAACaacctccaaaaaaaaaaaaaaattagtaataaaaataaaaataaaaaattatgtggttaattcataataagtgacttaataataattaggggttttttcataaatatggaaaaatGTAGTAGAGTTTATTTTTaggggttttttcatttttacacttcaaaacaattttgtttatatttttacggaattctacatagaaactcctattgcaactaatgGAGCAATCTAAATCGCAACAAAAATCTGTATAGAAACCCACATATAAACCACCGGAGAAACCAccttagaaacccaaaccgtaaatttgaaaaaaaaataaaaaataatgtatgaGGTAATTTCCCTTACTTTtatatggcataaataaataatacaaaaaaaatatgggattaaaaaataattatattttaaaatatggggaaaaaataataaataaaaagttagtGGGGTACAGAAAAAAATTTTcggaaatttttttttagttgctGAAAAAGTCGTCGGTGACAGAAAAATCGCTAAAAAAGTTAGTGTcactggaaaagtcaccgggAAAGTTACCGGATAAATCACCATCGTCGAAAAAGTCACTGAAAAAGTAATTGTCGCCGAAAAAAGTCACTGAAAAAGTCACCAAAAGTAAATGTctcaaatataaacaaaaaatagaaccaattctataatataatgaataaaaacatataattcaaacaa from Cannabis sativa cultivar Pink pepper isolate KNU-18-1 chromosome 2, ASM2916894v1, whole genome shotgun sequence encodes:
- the LOC115719041 gene encoding CRIB domain-containing protein RIC4, which encodes MRERMERLVLLPFSIGCVSESSVAVGVHQPRRSSSSKTYTNPSYPIRPKELDQEYDHNHEDDEDDDESLSSGGESTKSSFRSLKPNISTGINRLFKGFKNISQIFVYKEEMEELEMDMEIGGPTDVKHVTHIGWDGSTTHNDAVKGWENLISPDLLNNDIDVVPWTSSFQFPSMATTHPHNNNNNNNNNQPPLVIKGSAS